A genomic region of Gemmata massiliana contains the following coding sequences:
- the brxC gene encoding BREX system P-loop protein BrxC, with protein MQIKNLFDHDIARPINGMVKADQLDDDLVWQELDEFVITRELDQHFRKFVGWYLEGVDQKAGSPAGKMGVWISGFFDSGKSHFLKVLSYLLRNRTHTHASQDRAVEFFRAKVPDAMFFADVQRAVADAAVVLFNIDSKADHRTGRDLILRVFLKVLNELQGYSGDRPHIAHMERHFQSRGKLSAFHDAYKRISGTDWLAERDAYQFNRDEVVQALSETLGQSKPAAEKWIDGAEENFSPTVESFCKWVTEYLDSKGPHHRLVFLVDEVGQFIGVDSHLMLNLQTITEELGTICRRRAWVVVTSRRTWTRSWAT; from the coding sequence ATGCAGATCAAAAACCTCTTCGACCACGACATCGCCCGCCCGATCAACGGCATGGTGAAGGCCGACCAACTCGATGACGACTTGGTGTGGCAGGAGCTTGACGAGTTCGTCATCACCCGCGAACTCGATCAGCACTTCCGCAAGTTCGTCGGCTGGTATTTGGAAGGCGTGGACCAGAAGGCGGGCAGCCCGGCCGGGAAGATGGGCGTCTGGATCTCGGGCTTCTTCGACAGTGGCAAGTCGCACTTCCTCAAAGTCCTGTCGTACCTGCTTCGCAACCGCACCCACACGCACGCCTCCCAGGACCGCGCCGTCGAGTTCTTCCGGGCGAAGGTGCCGGACGCGATGTTCTTCGCCGACGTGCAGCGGGCGGTGGCGGACGCCGCCGTGGTGCTGTTCAACATCGACTCGAAGGCCGACCACCGGACGGGCCGCGACCTGATCCTCCGCGTGTTCCTGAAGGTACTGAACGAACTCCAGGGGTACAGCGGCGACCGCCCGCACATCGCGCACATGGAGCGGCACTTCCAGTCGAGGGGGAAGCTCTCCGCGTTCCACGACGCTTACAAGCGGATCTCCGGCACCGACTGGCTGGCCGAGCGGGACGCCTACCAGTTCAACCGCGACGAGGTGGTGCAAGCCCTGAGCGAGACGCTCGGGCAGAGCAAGCCGGCTGCTGAGAAGTGGATCGACGGCGCGGAGGAGAACTTCTCGCCGACCGTCGAGAGCTTCTGCAAGTGGGTCACGGAGTACCTCGACTCGAAGGGGCCGCACCACCGGCTCGTCTTCCTCGTTGACGAGGTCGGTCAGTTCATCGGGGTCGACTCGCACCTCATGCTCAACCTCCAGACGATCACCGAAGAACTCGGCACGATCTGCCGGCGGCGGGCCTGGGTCGTCGTCACCTCCAGGAGGACATGGACACGGTCCTGGGCGACATGA
- a CDS encoding tyrosine-type recombinase/integrase gives MSEGNSTAPGPDGKPNKPHPDFPLFPHATKRWAKKIRGKMHYFGPWDDPDGALKKYHAQKEALHAGRKPREVSEGVTIKDLCNAFLNHKKALLDAGDIAARTWLNYVETTKMVVEQFGKNRLAVDVSQDDFAKLRTVMSKKWGPVRVRNFIQQTRSVFKYGYDSELLAAPLRFGPGFARPTKKTLRLERAKKGPRMFEAAEVRALINGAEVQKKDGPRLVRPTTSMKAMILLGVNCGFGNADCGTLPRSALDLEGGWVNYHRPKTGITRRCPLWPETIESLRAVLADRREPRDPADSDLVFITAIGLSWHKETGDNPISKEMRKFLNVLELDGHRNFYALRHTFETIGGEAKDQVAVDHIMGHARDDMASVYRERISDERLKAVSDFVRKWGFGAALAASE, from the coding sequence GTGTCTGAGGGGAATTCTACAGCGCCCGGTCCCGACGGCAAGCCGAACAAACCGCACCCCGATTTCCCGCTATTTCCGCACGCTACGAAGCGTTGGGCGAAGAAAATCCGCGGGAAGATGCACTACTTCGGGCCTTGGGACGATCCCGACGGCGCCCTCAAGAAGTACCACGCTCAGAAAGAAGCTCTACACGCCGGCCGGAAGCCGCGGGAGGTGTCAGAAGGTGTCACGATCAAGGATCTGTGCAACGCGTTCCTGAACCACAAGAAGGCCCTGCTCGACGCCGGGGACATCGCCGCGCGCACCTGGCTCAACTACGTCGAAACGACCAAGATGGTTGTGGAGCAGTTCGGCAAGAACCGCCTGGCCGTGGACGTCAGCCAGGACGACTTCGCCAAGTTGCGCACCGTGATGTCGAAGAAGTGGGGGCCGGTCCGGGTGCGGAACTTCATCCAGCAGACCCGGAGCGTGTTCAAGTACGGGTACGATTCGGAGCTGCTCGCCGCACCGCTGAGATTCGGTCCGGGATTCGCCCGGCCCACGAAGAAGACTCTACGGCTCGAGCGCGCGAAGAAGGGGCCGCGGATGTTCGAGGCCGCCGAGGTGCGGGCGCTCATCAACGGCGCGGAAGTTCAGAAGAAAGACGGACCGCGGCTCGTGCGCCCGACCACGTCCATGAAGGCGATGATCCTGCTCGGGGTGAACTGCGGGTTCGGGAACGCGGACTGTGGCACCCTACCCCGCTCCGCGCTCGACCTTGAGGGCGGATGGGTGAACTATCACCGCCCCAAGACCGGGATCACGCGCCGGTGCCCTCTCTGGCCCGAGACCATCGAATCGCTCCGAGCCGTGCTCGCCGACCGCCGCGAACCGAGAGATCCGGCTGATTCTGATCTGGTGTTCATCACCGCGATTGGGCTGAGTTGGCACAAGGAGACCGGGGACAACCCGATCTCCAAGGAGATGCGTAAGTTTCTCAACGTGCTCGAGCTGGACGGTCACCGGAACTTTTACGCGCTGCGGCACACGTTCGAGACGATCGGCGGGGAAGCGAAGGACCAGGTCGCGGTAGACCACATCATGGGACACGCGCGCGACGACATGGCCAGCGTGTACCGCGAGCGCATCAGCGACGAGCGCCTCAAGGCCGTCAGCGACTTCGTGCGGAAGTGGGGGTTCGGGGCGGCGCTCGCAGCGTCAGAGTAG
- a CDS encoding Panacea domain-containing protein, whose amino-acid sequence MFDAMDVARHLVRLGYDPERPDESVLISPLRLQKLLYYCQGWSLALLGRPLFRQSLQAWRHGPVVVEVYEKFQKTRDGLTPDRVGACAAPLPASDSALVEMVWREYAKYTPEELCDMTHAEPAWVEAWGDLPPDSKSDAVISTKTMEQFFRGLGQQRAARAARPGYPVLDPVAVWMAEEEHDRSGIPAASADEVFAGMFTEAGE is encoded by the coding sequence ATGTTCGACGCAATGGACGTCGCCCGACATCTGGTCCGGCTCGGGTACGATCCCGAACGCCCGGACGAGTCGGTTCTTATTTCCCCGCTCCGGCTTCAGAAACTGCTCTATTACTGCCAAGGATGGTCACTCGCGCTTCTCGGCCGACCCTTGTTTCGCCAGTCCCTTCAGGCTTGGCGACACGGCCCGGTGGTAGTCGAGGTTTACGAGAAGTTCCAGAAAACTCGAGACGGCCTCACCCCAGACCGCGTGGGCGCATGTGCCGCACCACTCCCGGCCTCAGATTCCGCTCTCGTGGAGATGGTGTGGCGGGAGTACGCGAAGTACACACCCGAAGAACTGTGCGATATGACGCACGCAGAACCGGCGTGGGTGGAAGCCTGGGGGGATCTCCCGCCGGATTCCAAGTCTGACGCGGTAATTTCGACCAAGACGATGGAACAATTCTTTCGAGGGCTCGGTCAGCAACGGGCCGCACGTGCGGCCCGGCCCGGTTACCCGGTTCTTGACCCTGTAGCCGTGTGGATGGCGGAAGAGGAACACGACCGTTCCGGCATTCCGGCGGCTTCGGCTGACGAAGTGTTCGCAGGGATGTTTACGGAGGCGGGCGAATAG
- a CDS encoding helix-turn-helix domain-containing protein, with product MAKSEDEPEKSEPPMVEQLRRAIRASGRSLNQISRDCQVDPSRLSRFLRGQRTITLDAAGRICVALGIELNVPEELQREPQESPSEVTPPAESEAKPSPKKPKKK from the coding sequence ATGGCGAAGTCCGAAGACGAGCCTGAAAAAAGTGAGCCCCCGATGGTCGAGCAACTTCGTCGAGCGATCCGAGCGAGTGGTCGCAGTTTGAATCAAATCAGTCGCGACTGCCAGGTTGACCCAAGCCGACTTTCCCGCTTTCTTCGAGGACAACGAACCATCACGTTGGATGCCGCCGGACGCATCTGTGTCGCACTCGGTATTGAGCTGAATGTGCCCGAGGAATTGCAGCGGGAGCCCCAGGAATCGCCGTCGGAAGTAACGCCGCCCGCAGAGTCCGAAGCGAAACCCTCTCCGAAGAAGCCAAAGAAGAAATGA
- a CDS encoding helix-turn-helix domain-containing protein, which yields MIRIQLPPAEAEHLEALFRSTTDRKLRDRVQIVLMAHRGRARQDIATAPGVDRRTVTRWLNTYCANGLSGLRPKKSKGKSGHIPAALADEVKTWVLTGPAEQGLDRANWTHAELADHLLKTKGVRTSRSAVQRFCSKIDIRLYRPTYHHERGDPVQQAKARPEIAELGNGQGPGSSSS from the coding sequence TTGATCCGCATCCAGTTACCGCCGGCGGAGGCCGAACATCTCGAGGCCTTGTTTCGCTCGACCACGGACCGTAAGCTCCGTGACCGGGTTCAGATCGTGCTCATGGCCCACCGCGGACGGGCGCGCCAGGACATTGCCACCGCCCCGGGCGTCGATCGGCGCACGGTCACCCGGTGGCTTAACACCTACTGCGCCAACGGGCTCAGCGGGCTTCGGCCCAAGAAGTCCAAGGGCAAATCCGGCCACATCCCCGCGGCGCTGGCCGACGAGGTCAAGACGTGGGTGCTCACCGGGCCGGCCGAACAGGGCCTGGACCGAGCGAACTGGACGCACGCGGAGTTGGCCGACCATCTCCTGAAAACCAAGGGCGTCCGTACCTCCCGCAGCGCGGTCCAACGGTTCTGCTCCAAGATCGACATCCGCCTGTACCGGCCGACCTACCACCACGAGCGCGGCGACCCGGTTCAGCAGGCCAAGGCCCGACCCGAGATCGCCGAACTGGGAAACGGGCAGGGACCGGGGAGCTCGTCCTCTTGA
- a CDS encoding transposase: protein MSQDEARFPMVPTLCATLGVKGHRPTVGTRDCKDLLHVFGVVNRTTAAVHANTLESPKGATKKTGLGKTRRMQEGFADHLRHVGRVYPREKCPRVVLLIDNAPWHRGKPIDEALRENPHLEFKRLPSYSPQLNPIERFWKKLRRRATHNRLFDTLGDLKTSLRASLRYFQTVRHKVKSIIEGRTKRKTTK from the coding sequence TTGAGTCAGGACGAGGCCCGGTTCCCGATGGTCCCGACCCTGTGTGCGACGCTCGGGGTCAAGGGCCACCGGCCCACGGTCGGAACCCGGGACTGCAAGGATCTGCTGCACGTGTTCGGGGTCGTCAACCGGACCACCGCGGCGGTCCACGCCAACACGTTGGAGAGCCCGAAGGGCGCCACGAAGAAGACCGGGCTGGGCAAGACCCGGCGGATGCAGGAGGGGTTCGCGGATCACCTGCGTCACGTGGGCCGGGTGTACCCACGGGAGAAGTGCCCGCGGGTCGTGCTGCTGATCGACAACGCCCCGTGGCACCGGGGGAAACCGATCGACGAGGCCCTACGTGAGAACCCGCACCTGGAGTTCAAGCGACTCCCGAGCTACAGCCCGCAACTCAACCCGATCGAGCGGTTCTGGAAGAAGCTCCGGCGCCGGGCCACCCACAACCGCCTGTTCGACACCCTGGGCGACCTGAAGACCTCACTCCGAGCCAGTCTGCGTTACTTCCAGACCGTTCGGCACAAGGTCAAAAGCATCATCGAAGGACGAACCAAGCGCAAAACCACCAAATGA
- a CDS encoding DUF4440 domain-containing protein — protein sequence MERVLHADYLGNRLPEQDELGKQETRRAEAIAMWTDSNRTFKELEYKTSAVRVLGTTAIETGSLSVQSGWKKSTAGRFISNVGFIRVWMKDKDGWRVVHESY from the coding sequence ATGGAGCGGGTTCTGCACGCAGACTACCTGGGAAACAGGTTGCCGGAACAGGATGAGTTAGGCAAACAAGAAACGCGCCGGGCCGAAGCCATCGCTATGTGGACAGACTCGAACCGAACATTCAAGGAGTTGGAGTACAAAACGTCCGCCGTCCGAGTACTCGGTACAACGGCCATTGAAACCGGGTCGCTGAGTGTGCAGTCCGGGTGGAAAAAATCCACTGCCGGTCGGTTCATTAGCAATGTAGGGTTCATTCGAGTGTGGATGAAGGACAAAGACGGGTGGCGGGTGGTCCACGAGTCGTACTGA
- a CDS encoding NUMOD4 domain-containing protein — translation MADEQWQCIPGFENYQASTEGRIRNHRSGRILTGTVTKRGYAQVNVAKGSYRKCAYAHRLVALAFFGQAPFCPIVNHLNGKKLDNRPSNLEWTSPAGNSRHAVALGLLSVSRLFGEKNPGAKLTADQVREMRALHQQGMSYLQLGVRFGMTPRYTHTWSFDECTGSTLSRASLLKAIGSHLIRTNSS, via the coding sequence ATGGCCGATGAGCAGTGGCAGTGCATTCCCGGTTTCGAGAACTATCAGGCGAGCACCGAGGGCCGGATACGCAATCACCGGAGCGGGCGGATATTGACTGGGACGGTGACCAAGAGAGGGTACGCCCAGGTGAACGTTGCCAAGGGCAGTTATCGGAAGTGCGCGTACGCTCACCGCCTCGTGGCTCTGGCGTTCTTCGGTCAGGCCCCTTTCTGCCCCATCGTGAATCACCTTAACGGGAAGAAGCTCGACAATCGCCCTTCAAACCTGGAGTGGACGAGCCCCGCAGGCAATTCCCGTCACGCGGTGGCCCTTGGCCTTCTCAGCGTCAGTCGTTTGTTCGGCGAGAAAAATCCCGGTGCGAAGCTCACCGCTGACCAGGTCCGCGAGATGAGAGCACTCCATCAGCAAGGGATGTCTTATCTCCAGCTGGGTGTGAGGTTCGGAATGACCCCGCGTTACACACACACATGGTCATTCGACGAATGTACTGGAAGCACATTGAGTAGGGCTTCCCTGCTCAAAGCAATTGGCTCGCACCTAATAAGGACAAATTCGTCCTGA
- a CDS encoding sigma factor: MAAVHKLGRVLAVKFSFGSYEPEDIRQLVAVDALEALPRYHRDKGSLEAFLYRHCANRLSNRRRDETGARNDPPCAVCHAAMKGTGPGHADGTWCPDYCSWRARNQVRANLARPIPLESIAERTGPSAVEERAAENELTDRIDAQLPLDLRAYYLKMLAGAPVDVTHKEKVRRAVAEILGIEHPAKLAPTRPRCQEPEFTVDAVGQTVE; encoded by the coding sequence TTGGCCGCCGTCCACAAACTCGGCAGGGTATTGGCGGTCAAGTTCTCGTTCGGGTCCTACGAGCCCGAGGACATCCGCCAGCTTGTCGCGGTCGACGCACTTGAAGCCCTCCCTCGGTATCACCGCGATAAGGGCTCTTTAGAAGCGTTCTTGTACCGCCACTGTGCCAACCGACTGTCGAACCGGCGGCGCGACGAGACGGGGGCACGGAACGACCCGCCGTGCGCCGTGTGCCACGCAGCAATGAAAGGCACCGGGCCGGGACATGCGGATGGGACATGGTGCCCAGACTACTGCTCGTGGCGAGCCCGGAATCAAGTTCGCGCCAACCTCGCGCGCCCAATCCCTCTTGAGAGCATTGCCGAGCGGACCGGTCCGTCGGCTGTCGAGGAACGCGCCGCGGAGAACGAGCTGACGGACCGCATCGACGCGCAACTCCCACTCGATTTGCGTGCCTACTATTTGAAAATGCTTGCGGGCGCTCCTGTCGACGTAACACATAAGGAAAAGGTTCGACGGGCCGTGGCCGAGATTCTGGGCATCGAACATCCGGCCAAACTAGCTCCGACTCGTCCGCGCTGCCAGGAGCCCGAATTCACCGTCGATGCAGTGGGGCAGACCGTTGAATAA
- a CDS encoding TIGR02996 domain-containing protein, whose product MDERAALFTNVLNDPTDDTARLVLADWLDENNENAFARFLRAGVVASQLRDEALIDDPEYDAALTDLVAVATSGLPALFLARLGIGRPPPMPEDWVWDNTGDRVTVRIGGVAGVFTRGLLSELVAPLGHWGQFAPVACGACRSKPGPLPTFRGYSSTSSSRARNSPCGACRPG is encoded by the coding sequence TTGGACGAGCGCGCCGCGTTGTTCACGAACGTACTGAACGACCCAACGGACGACACCGCGCGCCTGGTCTTGGCGGACTGGCTCGACGAAAATAACGAGAACGCGTTCGCGCGATTCCTGCGCGCCGGTGTGGTGGCGTCGCAACTTCGCGACGAGGCGCTGATTGACGACCCGGAGTACGATGCGGCGCTCACGGACCTCGTTGCAGTGGCCACGAGTGGGTTACCCGCTCTTTTCCTTGCGCGTTTAGGTATCGGCCGGCCGCCACCGATGCCCGAGGATTGGGTGTGGGATAACACGGGCGACCGGGTGACGGTGCGTATCGGTGGTGTGGCCGGGGTGTTCACTCGCGGGCTGTTGTCCGAGTTGGTCGCGCCGCTCGGACACTGGGGCCAGTTCGCCCCCGTCGCGTGCGGAGCGTGCCGCTCGAAGCCGGGACCATTACCGACGTTCCGGGGTTACAGTTCCACATCGAGTTCCCGAGCACGGAACAGCCCGTGTGGTGCCTGTCGGCCGGGCTAA
- a CDS encoding TapB family protein, whose product MARLLITLPTFVAFIALAPAAPVPPAQKPVLYYPTSVGAKRVYEWGGNNRTEQVTAVDEKDGKTIVTVGVLVDEKVTPYCKILVSDKGLFFGVDGLEETKFPYPMLKLPAKAGDRWDWEVAEVARKVICTVGAVEEVEVPAGKFQTIRVESEAPVGKTGTQKTTQWYAPNMGWVKMVTRAGNAEETRVLKSFTLGK is encoded by the coding sequence ATGGCTCGCCTGCTCATTACACTCCCCACATTCGTCGCGTTCATCGCTCTGGCCCCGGCGGCTCCCGTTCCACCAGCCCAAAAGCCGGTACTCTACTACCCCACGAGCGTCGGCGCGAAGCGGGTTTACGAGTGGGGCGGCAACAACCGAACTGAACAGGTGACCGCCGTCGACGAAAAAGATGGGAAGACCATCGTCACCGTCGGTGTGTTGGTCGACGAAAAGGTGACGCCGTACTGCAAGATTCTCGTTTCCGACAAAGGCTTGTTCTTCGGGGTGGACGGATTGGAAGAAACCAAGTTCCCGTACCCGATGCTGAAACTCCCGGCCAAAGCCGGCGACCGATGGGATTGGGAAGTAGCCGAGGTCGCTCGGAAAGTGATTTGCACCGTTGGGGCGGTCGAGGAGGTCGAAGTTCCGGCAGGGAAGTTCCAAACCATCCGCGTCGAGTCCGAAGCTCCCGTGGGGAAGACCGGTACCCAGAAAACGACACAGTGGTACGCCCCCAACATGGGCTGGGTGAAAATGGTTACGCGGGCTGGAAACGCCGAGGAAACCAGAGTGCTCAAATCGTTCACACTGGGCAAGTAA
- a CDS encoding GatB/YqeY domain-containing protein, with the protein MSLHDELKARVTTAVKGGDTLTRDALRTVLGEAQAEAVRRKSEATDEVVLAVVKKTVAGLKETIPLAKQAGRDTTQQEAELALLESLLPKAWDQEAIAAALAPHRDELRAAKNDGQAMGVAMKALKAKGAVTSPDDVKAAVAAARA; encoded by the coding sequence ATGAGTCTGCACGACGAGCTCAAGGCCCGCGTTACCACAGCTGTGAAGGGCGGGGACACGCTAACCCGTGACGCGCTGCGAACGGTGCTCGGGGAAGCGCAAGCCGAAGCCGTTCGGCGCAAGAGCGAGGCCACCGACGAGGTGGTTCTGGCCGTCGTGAAGAAGACGGTCGCCGGGTTGAAGGAGACGATTCCGCTGGCCAAACAAGCGGGGCGGGACACGACTCAGCAGGAAGCGGAACTGGCTCTGCTGGAATCACTGCTCCCGAAAGCGTGGGACCAGGAAGCCATCGCCGCCGCGCTCGCCCCGCACCGGGACGAATTGCGAGCCGCCAAAAATGACGGCCAAGCAATGGGGGTGGCGATGAAGGCACTCAAGGCGAAGGGCGCTGTGACCAGCCCGGACGACGTTAAGGCCGCGGTCGCTGCGGCACGCGCTTGA